Genomic segment of Mycobacterium botniense:
AGCCGCTCGAGCACCATCGCCATACCCTGCCCGCCGCCGACGCACATCGTTTCCAGACCCAGCGTTTTGTCATAGGTCTGCAGATTGTTGACCAGGGTGGCCGTTATCCGGGCTCCGGTCATGCCGAACGGATGGCCCAAAGCGATCGCTCCGCCGGAGACGTTGAGCTTGTCCTCGTCAATGCCCAGCTCACGGGCAGAGCCGAGCACCTGTACCGCAAAGGCCTCATTGATCTCGAACAGGTCGATATCGCGGATCGACATGCCGGCGTTGGTCAGTGCTTTCTTGGTGGCTTCGACCGGGCCCAACCCCATGATCTCCGGTGACAGGGCGCTCACCCCGGTGGACACGATCCGAGCCAGCGGGGTGAGCCCGAGTTCCTTGGCTTTGGTGTCACTGGTGATGATCAACGCCGCGGCGCCGTCGTTGAGCGGGCAGGCGTTGCCGGCGGTCACCGTGCCGTTCGGCCGGAACACCGGTTTGAGCTGGCTTACCTTCTCGTAGGTGGTGCCGGGTCGCGGGCCGTCATCAGTGCTGACGGTGGTGCCGTCCGGAAGTGTGACGGGTTCGATCTCGCGTTCGAAAAAACCGCTCTTGATCGCCTCTTCGGCGCGGTTCTGGCTGCGCACGCCCCAACGGTCTTGGTCTTCGCGGCTAATCCCGGTCAGCAGTGCGACGTTTTCGGCGGTCTGACCCATGGCGATGTAGATGTCGGGCAGTTTCCCGTCGGCGCGCGGATCGTGCCATTCCTCCGCACCCTCGGCTGCGGCTGCTGTGCGCTCCTGGGCCTCGGCGAACAGTGGATTTTTGGTGTCCGGCCACGAATCGGAGTTGCCTTTGCCGAAACGGGACACCGTCTCCACGCCCGCCGAGATGTACGCGTCGCCTTCGCCGGCTTTGATCGCGTGGAAAGCCATCCGTGTGGTCTGAAGCGATGATGAGCAGTACCGGGTCACGGTCGTGCCCGGCAGGAAGTCGTAACCGAGCATGACTGCCACCACGCGGGCGATGTTGAATCCCGACTCGCCGCCGGGCAACCCGCAGCCCATCATCAGGTCATCGATCTGGTGGGGATTTAGCGCGGGCACTTTGTCGAGCGCGGCACGCACCATTTGCGCGGCCAGGTCGTCGGGTCGCATGTTCACCAGCGATCCTTTGGCCGCGCGGCCGATGGGCGAGCGAGCAGTTGAGACAATGACGGCTTCTGGCACCCTTGTGCCTCCTTCCAGGCGCTGCATCGATATCGGCTAACCCGATCGCCCGGACGTGCCCCGGCCGGCGGGTGGGATCCCGCCGGTCCGTTGTCGGCGCGAGACAGCGCCAAGCCTCACCGGTATCGCCGGCTTTACCACTGGGCGCAGACCGGCCGTACGTCGCCGGGCTAGACCGAATGTAGTCGCTAGCTGCCGCTCGGCACGATGACGGGTGCCGGCACCCCGGTTGTGGGCCGCCGCCACAACCGCGCCATGAGCTTGAGTCGCAGCCGGCCGTGACCAGGTTCTGCCGCGACCGACGGTGACGAACGATCGGATGTCGTCGTGCCAGCGGCCTCGCCGAGCGCATGGCGCAAGGCCGGGAGCAGTTGGTCGGCCACCAGCGCATAGCCGGCCGCTGATGGGTGGTAACCGTCGTGGGAAAACAACCGCTCCGGAGCGTGCCGGAAGCGGGGGGCCAGCAGGTCTGCCAGCGGCACCGGCACGCCGCCGGCAGCTTTGACGGCGACAGCTTGGGCACGGGCGAGCCGCAGACCACGAGCGCGGGCCAGCCAGCGCAACGGCTGGGGGATCGCGGTGACGACCCCAAAATCCGGGCAGGTGCCGACGACGACGACCGCGCCACTGGCCCGCAGCCGCTGCACCGCCGCACCCAGCCGGCGCGCGGACGGGCCGATCCCATTGAGCGCGGTGATGTCATTGGCTCCGATCATGATCACCGCCGCGTCGGGCGGCGGTCCGGCCACAAACATGGCGTCGACTTGGCCGGACAGCCCTTTAGAAGTGGCGCCGACGATGGCCTTCGTGCTCAGCCGGACTCGCATGCCTGTCTGCTCGGCGAGCGCACGCGCGAGCAGCACGCCCGGGACTTCCTCGGCGTTGTGGCAGCCGTAGCCGGTTGCAGTCGAATCGCCGAAGATCATCAGATGCACGTCGACGGGCATCCCCCGCTGCCACCGCTGCACCGGTCCGCCGCCGCGCGTGTACACGCCGTCGGCGCGCGGCGGCATATCCCCCCATGCCTTGGGAATGACAGCGCGCGCTTGCGTCGCTTGACCGACCAGCAAATTGCGTGCCCCTAAACAGGCCGTGCCTGTGGAGGCAAGCACACCCGCTGCGGCAAGTGCAATCACCGAACGCCGCGGTACACGAACGTCCACATCACCAGTTTAGGTGCGCCACCATCCCAGACCGGGTAGCCGCCGGCCGTCGTGGTCACGGACTGGAACAGATGCGGTATCGAATCAGACTCTTTGATTGTTCAAATTAATGAGCGTGTCAAGCTAAGTGTGCGAGGTTGGCTGAGCGCCTGGGCGGGTACACCGGACAAATGGGACCGGTCGCACGGGTGTCGCGCCGCCTCGTCGACATGACTACAACGGCGTAGGAAGTGTTGAGCATGACCGCATTCAGCCCGGTATCCGGCTCGTTCCGCCATGATCTGCGCAGGCGTAGGACTTCTCGGCGCTTTTCGGTCAGCGACGGAGTTCCCGTCGAAGTCATCGAAACCGGCCCCAGCGTGGCGGCCAGATTGGTGTGGCTGGCATCGTGGCTAACTATCAGGCCGGCCGTGGCGGCGTTGAGTTATCTCCCGCATATGCCGTGGCCGTTCGGCATTATCGACTTTGTTTCCCGGGTCATGCTGCCGACCCCGGGCACTATTCGGACTACTGTGAGTTTGCCCCACGCCAGCGCCCAACTCGTCCGAGCGCCCGGTGTGTTACCCGCAGATGGTCACCGACGCGTGGTGCTCTATCTGCACGGCGGTGCATTTTTGACATGTGGCGCGAATTCGCACAGCAGAATTGTCAACGCGCTGTCAAAGTTCGCTGACTCGCCTGTCTTGGTGGTCAATTATCGGCTGATTCCCAAGCACTCGGTCACGATGGCCCTCGATGATTGCCACGACGCCTATCGCTGGCTGCGGTTACGCGGCTACGAGCCGGACCAGATCGTGCTGGCGGGCGACTCCGCGGGCGGCTATCTCGCGCTCGCGCTTGCTCAGCGGTTGCACAAAGAAGGCGACGAACCTGCCGCGCTGGTGGCGATCTCGCCGCTGCTGCAGCTGGCAAAGCAACCGAAACAGGCCCATCCCAATATCAAGACCGACGCGATGTTTCCGGCCAGGGCATTCGACGCCTTGGTCGCGCTGGTGGCCAGCGCGGCAGCTGAACACCCGGTCAACGGGAAACCGGAGGAATTGTACGAGCCGCTGGACTACATCGAGCCGGGCCTGCCGCGGACGTTGATCCACGTATCCGGGTCTGAGGTACTGCTACACGACGCGCGGTTGGCCGCGCGCTTGCTGGCGGCGGCCGGGGTGCCGACGGAGGTGCGGGTCTGGCCCGGCCAGATCCACGACTTCCAGCTCGCCGCGCCTCTGGTGCCGGAGGCGACCCGCTCGCTGCGGCAGATCGGTGCGTACATTCGCGAAGCCACCGACTAACCCGTACGGCCAGCCGCGCAGGCAGGGCGGCCGCGAGGGAGCGACAGCCCGCGAGTGCGGAGCCGAGCAAACATCTGCGCAAATCGCCTGAGACGATGAACGTATGCGGATCGCGCGGCACATCAGTGAACTCATCGGCAACACCCCCCTGGTTCGGTTGAATTCCGTCGTCCCCCCCGGGGCTGGCACGGTGGTGGCCAAGGTGGAGTACGTCAATCCCGGCGGCAGCTCCAAAGATCGCATCGCGGTCAAGATGATCGAGGCCGCCGAGGCCAGCGGGCGGCTCAAGCCAGGTGGCACCATTGTCGAACCGACCTCGGGCAACACCGGTGTGGCGCTGGCCATGGTCGCCCAGCAGCGCGGCTACAAGTGTGTGTTCGTCTGCCCGGACAAGGTGAGCGAGGACAAACAGAATGTGCTGCGCGCCTACGGCGCGGAGGTCGTGGTGTGTCCGACGGCCGTGCCGCCCGACCATCCGGACAGCTACTACAGTGTGTCCAACCGGCTGGTCACCGAGATCGACGGCGCGTGGAAACCTGACCAGTACGCCAACCCGGACAACGCCGCCAGCCACTACGAGACCACCGGTCCGGAAATTTGGGCCGACACCGACGGCAAGGTAACCCACTTCGTGGCCGGTATCGGTACCGGAGGCACGATTACCGGCACCGGCCGCTACCTGAAGGATGTCTCCGGCGGCACCGTGCGGATCATCGGCGCCGACCCGGAGGGTTCGGTCTATTCCGGCGGTAGTGGGCGGCCCTATCTGGTCGAGGGGGTCGGCGAGGATTTTTGGCCCGCGGCTTATGACCCCAGCGTGCCCGACGAGGTCATCGCGGTCTCTGACGCCGATTCCTTCGAAATGACCAGGCGGCTGGCTCGTGAAGAAGCGATGCTGGTGGGCGGGTCGTGCGGTATGGCAGTGGTGGCGGCACTGAAGGTTGCCAGGGAAGCCGGACCCGACGCCCTGATCGTGGTGCTGTTGCCCGACGGCGGGCGGGGCTACATGTCGAAGATCTTCAATGACGCGTGGATGTCGTCGTACGGATTCCTGCGCAGCCGGCTGGACGGCTCCGTCGAGCAGCCTACGGTCGGAGATGTGCTGCGCGGAAAATCGGGTGCGCTGCCCGACTTGGTGCACACCCACCCGTCGGAGACGGTACGTGACGCTATCGGCATTCTGCGCGAGTACGGGGTGTCCCAGATGCCGGTGGTGGGCGCGGAGCCGCCTGTGATGGCAGGCGAGGTCGCCGGCAGTGTGTCTGAGCGCGAACTGCTCTCGGCCGTCTTCGAGGGGCGCGCCAAACTTGCCGACGCCGTGTCGCTGCACATGAGCCCGCCGCTACCGATGATCGGCGCCGGTGAGTTGGTCAGCGCGGCCGCCAAGGCCCTGCGAGACTGCGATGCGCTGATGGTGGTGGAAGGCGGAAAGCCGGTCGGGGTGATCACCCGGCACGATTTGTTGGGTTTCTTGTCCGAGGGGTCGCCACGGCGGTAGCGGGGCGGCCGGAGAGCATGTTACTTCGGCTACCAGACTCCGTCCTGCCGCCACGAAGGTGATCGCGGCCGGGCTAGGGTGCCGGGTGGCCTGGGCTGTGCTCCTGCCTGAAAGTGCCCGGCGACGCGTGCCCGATGACAGGTCTCGGGTACTGTAGTGCGGCCAGCTAATCCTTCACCTGAGGTGTCCATGACCGATCAGCCTGCGCAGTCTGCTGATAAGACCCCGCCACCGGATGCGGATACGGCGGCCCCGGACCGCGTTACCCCCCCGCCACCCCCGCCGCCGCCCGCGGGTGGCTATCCACCACCGCCCCCGTCTGCGGGCGGCTATGCGCCACCGCCGCCCGGACCCGCGGTCCGGGGTCTGCCGCCGCAGGGCTACACGTCGTGGTCCAGCCGGCTGCTGGCGTTTATCGTCGACATTGTTCCCTGTGCTGCCCTCATCGGCATTGGTGCGGTGGTGCTGTCCTCGAGTTGGGAGACGGCCTGTCTTACCGACATCTCGCGCTACAACATCGACGAGGTGTGTGCAACTGGCCCGACCACCATGGGTTTGACGGCTTTCTGGCTGGCCGTCATGGTGGCGTTGGGTTATCTGCTGTGGAACTACGGCTATCGCCAGGGCACCACTGGGTCCAGCATCGGCAAGTCGGTGATGAAGTTCACGGTTGTTAGCGAGAACACAGGTCAGCCGATCGGTTTTGGGTTATCCATAGTGCGCCAGCTTGCGCATTGTGTCGACCTGGTTCTGCTCGGTATCGGGTTCTTCTTGCCGTTATGGGATGCCAAACGACAAACCCTGGCCGACAAGATCATGGCGACTGTGTGTCTGCCCGCCGGGGCGGGGCGCCAGCACTGCAGCACCGCCGAGGGCAAAGCAGGCTGAGACAGCACCCGCCGATCCGGTTCGGATAGTCGCGACAGCCGCCGCCCGAACGGCAGCCGCCCGCTCCGCCGGCGGCTGTCATTAGGCTGTTCGTCGATGAGCGAACAGCACCGCATACCCGGCGGCACGATGGGGCAGCGGGTCACCGGACTGGCGACCAAGGCCATCCACGCCGGCTCTCCCCCGGATCCGGCGACCGGGGCAGTAAACGCCCCGATCTATGCCAGCAGCACATTCGCCCAAGACGGTGTCGGCGTCTTGCGTGGGGGGTTCGAATATGCCCGCACCGCCAACCCGACGCGCACGGCGTTGGAGGCCGCGCTGGCCGCCGTCGAAGAGGGGGCTTACGCCCGCGCGTTCAGCTCCGGGATGGCCGCCGGTGACTGCGCGCTACGAGCCTTACTGCGACCCGGAGACCACCTGCTCATCCCCGACGACGCCTACGGCGGCACATTCCGGCTGATCGACAAGGTATTCACCCAGTGGAATGTGGACTACACACCGGTGGCGTTGTCCGATCTCGATGCCGTGCGCGCCGCGATCAGGTCGCGTACCCGGCTGATCTGGGTGGAGACGCCCACTAATCCCTTGTTATCAGTGGCCGATATCGCGGCCATTGCCCAGCTTGGTCACGAGCACTCCGCAAAAGTGTTGGTGGACAACACGTTCGCATCGCCCGCACTGCAGCAGCCGTTGACGCTGGGCGCCGACGTGGTGCTGCATTCGACAACCAAGTACATCGGTGGTCACTCTGATGTGGTCGGGGGTGCGCTCGTCACCAACGACGAAGAGCTCGACAGCGCATTCGGGTTCTTGCAAAACGGTGCCGGCGCGGTGCCGGGACCGTTCGACGCGTATCTGACCATGCGCGGCCTGAAGACCCTGGTGCTGCGGATGCAGCGGCACAGCGAAAACGCCGCCGCTGTCGCCGATTTCCTCACCGGGCACCCGTCGGTGAGCACGGTGCTCTACCCGGGTCTGCCGGACCACCCCGGGCACCGGATCGCCGCGCGGCAGATGCGCGGTTTTGGCGGCATGGTCTCGCTGCGGATGCGTGGCGGGCGCAAAGCCGCCGAGAAGCTCTGCGCCAACACCACGGTGTTCATCCTGGCCGAATCACTGGGCGGCGTGGAATCGCTGATCGAACACCCGGCCGCGATGACACACGCGTCGACGGCAGGCTCGCGGCTGGAAGTCCCCGACGACCTGGTACGGCTGTCGGTGGGTATCGAGGACATCACCGATCTGCTGGGCGACCTCGAGCAGGCGCTGCGGTAGTGGGGTGCGGGCGCCGCACAATCCCCGGGGTGGGTGCCTGTCCCACGGAGGCGAGCCGCTCGGCCCGCCCCGGACTACGGGTGATACGGTTCGGCGCTGACCAACGTGACCTTCACCGTGGTGCCGTTGGGCACCTTATAGGTGCGGCTTTCGCCCACCTTGGCGTCGATCAACGCGGCCCCCAGCGGCGAGTTGGGCGAGTACACCTCCAGCTTTCCGTCATTGACGCCCTCTTGGCGGGTGGCGATCAGGAACGTCTCGGTGTCGGATTCGTCGTCGTTGTAGTAGACGGTGACCACCGAACCGGGCAGCGCTACCCCCGACTGGGTGGGAGGCTCACCCACCTTGGCATTGCTGAGCAGTTCCTGCAGCTGACGGATGCGGGCTTCTTGCTGGCCCTGCTCCTCGCGGGCGGCATGGTATCCGCCGTTTTCCCGCAGGTCTCCCTCCTCGCGGCGGGCGTTGATTTCCGCGGCGATAACAGGGCGATTCGCGATCAACTGGTCGAGCTCAGCCTTAAGTCGGTCATGTGACTCCTGGGTCAACCAGGTCACCTGCGTGTCCGCCATTTCGTCGCGCTCCTCGTGTCGTAGGTTCTGCCGTCTTCGCGCGGGCTAGCTTGTCGTCTGTCTCGTTGCTGGGGGAGTGCGGTTCCACTGCGTGTATTGCCGCTCTGTTCCATCTATAGCCGCTAATGCAGCAATACACGGTCCCAGTAGGAACCGTGCATCTCATAAGATTACCACCGCGAGAGCTCAGCTAACGACGTATTCACTCGCGACGTCTCATGGGTCGACAGAAGAATTGCACGTTCACGGGCGTGGAGATCAGCAGGCACGTCGATGTCACAGCGGTGGATGACCCTTGTCACCGGTGGTTTGCTGGACGTCCCCACTCGCATCATCTCAGCCGCCCGGCACCGGAGACGACGCCGTCTCTCCGGCCCGGGGTCACCCGTCGAGGACATGCAACGATTAGAACTGGAATAAAGGTCCGGCGCTCGACAGCAGACGAACAGGGAGCACGTGAGCGGATTTCGGCTAATGGCGGTGCACGCCCATCCCGACGATGAGTCCAGTAAGGGCGCCGCTACCCTGGCCCGCTATGCCGATGAGGGCCACCGCGTGCTGGTGGTCACCTTGACCGGGGGCGAACGCGGAGAGATCCTCAACCCGGCGATGGATCTGCCCGAAGTGCGTGGACGCATCGCCGATATTCGCCGCGATGAGATGGCCAAGGCCGCCGAGATTTTAGGCGTGGAGCATAGGTGGCTGGGTTTCGTCGACTCGGGCCTGCCCAAAGGGGATCCGCCGCCGCCGCTGCCGGAGGATTCGTTCGCCCTGGTGCCGCTGGAGGTGGCTACCGAAGCCTTGGTGCGGGTGGTGCGCGAATTTCGCCCTCACGTCATGACCACCTACGACGAAAACGGCGGCTACCCCCATCCCGACCACATCCGGTGTCACCAGGTGTCGGTCGCCGCGTATGAGGCGGCCGCGGACCCTCGTTGCTTTCCCGATGCCGGTGAGCCGTGGGCGGTGTCCAAGCTGTACTACAACCACGGCTTCTTGCGCCAACGAATGCAGCTGCTGCAGGACGAGTTCGCCAAACATGGCCAGCGAGGCCCGTTCGAGAAATGGCTGGCACACTGGGATCCCAAGCACGACGTCTTCGCTGACCGCGTGACGACCCGGGTGGAGTGTTCGGCGTATTTCAGTCAGCGCGACGATGCGCTGCGCGCACACGCCACCCAGATCGACCCGGATGGCGATTTTTTCGCCGCTCCCATCGCCTGGCAGCAGCGGCTATGGCCCACTGAGGAGTTCGAGCTGGCCCGCTCACGCGTCCCGGTGTGCCTTCCGGAGACCGATTTGTTCGCCGGAATCGAGGCCGAGCAGTGAACCGGGGACTGCTCACGGCGTGGCGTCTTTTCGCCGATGACGCCCCCCGCAACACCGGGCCCGATTTCGGCAAGGCCAGCCCATTAGGGCTGCTGGTCATCGTGTTACTGATGCTGGGTACGGTGGTGCTGATCCGGTCGATGAACCGGCACCTACGGAAAGT
This window contains:
- a CDS encoding acetyl-CoA C-acetyltransferase, which encodes MPEAVIVSTARSPIGRAAKGSLVNMRPDDLAAQMVRAALDKVPALNPHQIDDLMMGCGLPGGESGFNIARVVAVMLGYDFLPGTTVTRYCSSSLQTTRMAFHAIKAGEGDAYISAGVETVSRFGKGNSDSWPDTKNPLFAEAQERTAAAAEGAEEWHDPRADGKLPDIYIAMGQTAENVALLTGISREDQDRWGVRSQNRAEEAIKSGFFEREIEPVTLPDGTTVSTDDGPRPGTTYEKVSQLKPVFRPNGTVTAGNACPLNDGAAALIITSDTKAKELGLTPLARIVSTGVSALSPEIMGLGPVEATKKALTNAGMSIRDIDLFEINEAFAVQVLGSARELGIDEDKLNVSGGAIALGHPFGMTGARITATLVNNLQTYDKTLGLETMCVGGGQGMAMVLERLS
- a CDS encoding SGNH/GDSL hydrolase family protein, yielding MDVRVPRRSVIALAAAGVLASTGTACLGARNLLVGQATQARAVIPKAWGDMPPRADGVYTRGGGPVQRWQRGMPVDVHLMIFGDSTATGYGCHNAEEVPGVLLARALAEQTGMRVRLSTKAIVGATSKGLSGQVDAMFVAGPPPDAAVIMIGANDITALNGIGPSARRLGAAVQRLRASGAVVVVGTCPDFGVVTAIPQPLRWLARARGLRLARAQAVAVKAAGGVPVPLADLLAPRFRHAPERLFSHDGYHPSAAGYALVADQLLPALRHALGEAAGTTTSDRSSPSVAAEPGHGRLRLKLMARLWRRPTTGVPAPVIVPSGS
- a CDS encoding alpha/beta hydrolase; amino-acid sequence: MTAFSPVSGSFRHDLRRRRTSRRFSVSDGVPVEVIETGPSVAARLVWLASWLTIRPAVAALSYLPHMPWPFGIIDFVSRVMLPTPGTIRTTVSLPHASAQLVRAPGVLPADGHRRVVLYLHGGAFLTCGANSHSRIVNALSKFADSPVLVVNYRLIPKHSVTMALDDCHDAYRWLRLRGYEPDQIVLAGDSAGGYLALALAQRLHKEGDEPAALVAISPLLQLAKQPKQAHPNIKTDAMFPARAFDALVALVASAAAEHPVNGKPEELYEPLDYIEPGLPRTLIHVSGSEVLLHDARLAARLLAAAGVPTEVRVWPGQIHDFQLAAPLVPEATRSLRQIGAYIREATD
- a CDS encoding cystathionine beta-synthase; this translates as MRIARHISELIGNTPLVRLNSVVPPGAGTVVAKVEYVNPGGSSKDRIAVKMIEAAEASGRLKPGGTIVEPTSGNTGVALAMVAQQRGYKCVFVCPDKVSEDKQNVLRAYGAEVVVCPTAVPPDHPDSYYSVSNRLVTEIDGAWKPDQYANPDNAASHYETTGPEIWADTDGKVTHFVAGIGTGGTITGTGRYLKDVSGGTVRIIGADPEGSVYSGGSGRPYLVEGVGEDFWPAAYDPSVPDEVIAVSDADSFEMTRRLAREEAMLVGGSCGMAVVAALKVAREAGPDALIVVLLPDGGRGYMSKIFNDAWMSSYGFLRSRLDGSVEQPTVGDVLRGKSGALPDLVHTHPSETVRDAIGILREYGVSQMPVVGAEPPVMAGEVAGSVSERELLSAVFEGRAKLADAVSLHMSPPLPMIGAGELVSAAAKALRDCDALMVVEGGKPVGVITRHDLLGFLSEGSPRR
- a CDS encoding RDD family protein — translated: MTDQPAQSADKTPPPDADTAAPDRVTPPPPPPPPAGGYPPPPPSAGGYAPPPPGPAVRGLPPQGYTSWSSRLLAFIVDIVPCAALIGIGAVVLSSSWETACLTDISRYNIDEVCATGPTTMGLTAFWLAVMVALGYLLWNYGYRQGTTGSSIGKSVMKFTVVSENTGQPIGFGLSIVRQLAHCVDLVLLGIGFFLPLWDAKRQTLADKIMATVCLPAGAGRQHCSTAEGKAG
- a CDS encoding cystathionine gamma-synthase, translated to MGQRVTGLATKAIHAGSPPDPATGAVNAPIYASSTFAQDGVGVLRGGFEYARTANPTRTALEAALAAVEEGAYARAFSSGMAAGDCALRALLRPGDHLLIPDDAYGGTFRLIDKVFTQWNVDYTPVALSDLDAVRAAIRSRTRLIWVETPTNPLLSVADIAAIAQLGHEHSAKVLVDNTFASPALQQPLTLGADVVLHSTTKYIGGHSDVVGGALVTNDEELDSAFGFLQNGAGAVPGPFDAYLTMRGLKTLVLRMQRHSENAAAVADFLTGHPSVSTVLYPGLPDHPGHRIAARQMRGFGGMVSLRMRGGRKAAEKLCANTTVFILAESLGGVESLIEHPAAMTHASTAGSRLEVPDDLVRLSVGIEDITDLLGDLEQALR
- the greA gene encoding transcription elongation factor GreA, with product MADTQVTWLTQESHDRLKAELDQLIANRPVIAAEINARREEGDLRENGGYHAAREEQGQQEARIRQLQELLSNAKVGEPPTQSGVALPGSVVTVYYNDDESDTETFLIATRQEGVNDGKLEVYSPNSPLGAALIDAKVGESRTYKVPNGTTVKVTLVSAEPYHP
- the mca gene encoding mycothiol conjugate amidase Mca, with amino-acid sequence MSGFRLMAVHAHPDDESSKGAATLARYADEGHRVLVVTLTGGERGEILNPAMDLPEVRGRIADIRRDEMAKAAEILGVEHRWLGFVDSGLPKGDPPPPLPEDSFALVPLEVATEALVRVVREFRPHVMTTYDENGGYPHPDHIRCHQVSVAAYEAAADPRCFPDAGEPWAVSKLYYNHGFLRQRMQLLQDEFAKHGQRGPFEKWLAHWDPKHDVFADRVTTRVECSAYFSQRDDALRAHATQIDPDGDFFAAPIAWQQRLWPTEEFELARSRVPVCLPETDLFAGIEAEQ